The proteins below come from a single Eucalyptus grandis isolate ANBG69807.140 chromosome 3, ASM1654582v1, whole genome shotgun sequence genomic window:
- the LOC104438991 gene encoding probable flavin-containing monooxygenase 1: protein MSSDHEQTPVRASRIGIIGAGISGIAAAKELSSYAPIVFEATGSIGGVWKHCSFASTKLQTPRCDFEFSDYPWPERDNESFPSHVEILDYLHGYAAHFDVLKYVQYNSRVVEIRYVGEHATSSMPRRDDGLLNSSEYGSLLKGQPVWEVAVETGPSKTIQWYAFEFILMCIGKYGDVPRMPVFPRNRGREEFQGEVLHTMDYARLDEDGAKNLLRGKKVAVVGYKKSAIDLAVECAEANQGPEGQACTMVIRTLHWTVPSYWIWGLPFYLFYSTRSSQFLHEKPDQNLLWTLLCPLLSPVRRAISKFIESYLVWKLPLVKYGLKPDHPFEEDYASCQMAILPENFFSEADKGKIQFKRAPSRWWFWSRGIEFEDGSKLEADVVILATGYDGKQKLQSLLAEPFRSLVVDSSGVMPLYRGTIHPMIPNMAFVGYVESVSNLHTAELRCKWLAQLVNDKFKLPPVEAMIRQVTQEMEVMKRTTRFYKRHCISTFSINHSDELCREMGWTPWRKSNWLSEAFSPYSSQDYADQKADKKDD, encoded by the exons ATGTCTAGCGATCACGAGCAAACCCCTGTTCGAGCATCGCGAATCGGCATCATCGGTGCCGGAATCAGCGGCATCGCCGCTGCCAAAGAGCTCTCGAGCTACGCCCCGATCGTTTTCGAAGCCACCGGCTCGATCGGTGGCGTCTGGAAGCACTGCTCCTTCGCTTCCACAAAGCTCCAGACCCCAAGGTGCGACTTCGAGTTCTCGGACTACCCGTGGCCCGAGAGGGACAACGAGAGCTTCCCGTCCCACGTCGAGATATTGGACTACCTGCATGGCTATGCCGCGCACTTCGACGTGCTGAAGTACGTGCAGTATAACTCGAGGGTCGTGGAGATTCGTTACGTCGGTGAGCATGCAACGTCGAGTATGCCCCGTCGTGACGACGGATTGCTGAATTCTAGCGAGTATGGTTCGTTGCTGAAAGGCCAACCCGTTTGGGAAGTTGCCGTGGAGACTGGTCCTTCAAAAACTATTCAG TGGTATGCCTTCGAGTTCATCTTGATGTGCATTGGAAAGTACGGCGACGTGCCGAGAATGCCGGTCTTCCCCCGGAATAGAGGCCGAGAAGAGTTCCAAGGCGAGGTCTTGCACACCATGGATTACGCTCGGCTTGATGAAGACGGTGCGAAGAACCTACTTAGAGGGAAGAAGGTGGCCGTCGTCGGCTACAAAAAATCCGCCATCGATCTTGCTGTGGAGTGCGCCGAGGCCAACCAAG GGCCCGAGGGACAAGCATGTACGATGGTGATAAGGACGCTGCACTGGACAGTCCCTTCGTACTGGATATGGGGACTCCCGTTCTACCTGTTCTATTCGACAAGGTCCTCTCAGTTCCTCCATGAAAAGCCCGACCAAAACTTGCTCTGGACCCTCCTGTGCCCTCTTCTCTCACCTGTG AGGAGGGCGATCTCAAAGTTCATCGAGTCGTACTTGGTGTGGAAACTGCCGCTGGTGAAGTATGGGCTGAAACCGGACCACCCATTTGAGGAGGACTATGCATCTTGCCAGATGGCCATATTGCCCGAGAACTTCTTCTCGGAGGCCGACAAGGGCAAGATCCAGTTCAAGAGGGCTCCGTCCAGGTGGTGGTTCTGGAGCAGAGGGATCGAGTTCGAGGACGGGTCCAAGCTGGAGGCGGACGTGGTGATCCTGGCCACTGGTTACGATGGCAAGCAAAAGCTCCAGTCTCTGTTGGCCGAGCCTTTCAGGAGCTTGGTCGTGGACTCTTCCGGGGTAATGCCCCTCTACAG GGGCACGATCCACCCCATGATCCCGAACATGGCCTTCGTGGGATACGTCGAGAGCGTGTCGAATCTCCACACGGCGGAGCTGAGGTGCAAGTGGCTGGCTCAGCTGGTCAACGACAAGTTCAAGCTGCCCCCGGTCGAGGCCATGATCAGGCAGGTGACCCAGGAGATGGAGGTGATGAAGAGGACCACCAGGTTCTACAAGCGGCACTGCATCTCCACCTTCAGCATCAACCACAGCGACGAGCTCTGCCGAGAGATGGGCTGGACCCCCTGGAGGAAGAGCAACTGGCTCTCCGAGGCCTTCAGCCCCTACAGCAGCCAGGACTATGCAGACCAGAAGGCGGACAAGAAAGATGACTGA
- the LOC104436361 gene encoding integrator complex subunit 3 homolog, protein MGRSSKQETREAMEIDNKPCKLKEEAHLSGAYIRSLVKQLTSSRTKDPMSSQQDPESVDSDGFSAQSLAKFREDFSETQHQSQQPPPPHKKQVRRRLHTSRPYQERLLNMAEARREIVTALKFHRAAMKQAQEKQLQQEKDQLQQQQSPPLPPPPIHPQPQPCPEEGKIVPRMYQRISHSSSHAFSSNYAGNLAYPSFSYPPPPPANPFSSWPISPISPLPAAAESLNFSLPNQPLGLNLNFHDFDNLVETNLYHNGNPPSIYAASSPSSSSSPPLSVAAEESPPSVGASSSKGPPMVAVAEVAESGSPSGGGGLHQVVADEEIAEIRSIGEQHQMEWNDAMNLVTSAWWFKCLKDLDIGPEVKAEDDGYQPFDEVMEFPSWLSSNENCLQQHLNDCFSEDYYQDPALPCMDIGEIEGIDGEWLS, encoded by the exons ATGGGTAGATCTTCAAAGCAAGAGACCAGAGAGGCAATGGAAATAGACAATAAGCCTTGTAAGCTCAAGGAGGAGGCTCATCTTTCTGGTGCTTATATCCGTAGCTTGGTGAAACAATTGACCTCATCAAGAACCAAGGATCCCATGAGTTCACAGCAGGATCCAGAATCTGTTGATAGCGATGGTTTCTCTGCCCAAAGTTTAGCCAAGTTTCGAGAGGATTTCAGTGAAACCCAACATCAATCTCAGCAACCTCCACCACCCCACAAAAAGCAGGTCCGGAGGAGACTCCATACCAGCAGGCCTTACCAAGAAAGGCTCCTGAATATGGCTGAGGCTAGGAGAGAGATTGTCACCGCTCTGAAATTCCACAGAGCAGCTATGAAACAAGCCCAAGAGAAGCAGCTACagcaagaaaaagatcaacttCAGCAGCAGCAATCGCCGCCGCTACCGCCGCCGCCAATTCATCCACAACCTCAACCGTGTCCTGAAGAAGGAAAGATAGTGCCCAGAATGTACCAAAGGATTAGCCATTCATCAAGCCATGCCTTTTCCTCAAATTATGCGGGAAACCTTGCATACCCCTCCTTCTCATATCCTCCACCGCCTCCTGCAAACCCTTTTTCCTCCTGGCCAATTTCTCCAATCTCCCCTCTACCTGCTGCTGCCGAGAGCCTGAACTTCAGCCTCCCAAACCAGCCCTTAGGGCTCAATCTGAATTTCCATGATTTTGACAACCTTGTAGAGACCAATCTTTACCACAACGGTAACCCACCATCCATCTATGCAGCCtcatctccatcatcatcttcctctccTCCCTTGTCTGTTGCTGCAGAGGAGTCTCCTCCTTCAGTGGGGGCTTCTTCTTCCAAGGGGCCTCCTATGGTGGCTGTGGCTGAGGTTGCTGAGTCAGGGTCACCTAGTGGTGGTGGAGGGTTGCATCAGGTGGTGGCCGATGAGGAGATAGCAGAGATCAGGTCAATTGGGGAGCAGCACCAGATGGAGTGGAATGATGCCATGAACCTGGTTACATCAGCCTGGTGGTTCAAGTGCTTGAAGGATTTGGACATTGGACCTGAAGTGAAGGCTGAGGATGATGGGTACCAACCCTTTGATGAGGTCATGGAGTTCCCTTCCTGGTTGAGTTCAAATGAGAATTGCTTGCAGCAACATCTCAATGATTGCTTCTCAGAGGACTATTACCAAGATCCTGCCTTACCTTG CATGGACATAGGAGAAATTGAGGGAATCGATGGGGAGTGGTTATCGTGA